From the Leptotrichia sp. oral taxon 221 genome, one window contains:
- a CDS encoding ATP phosphoribosyltransferase regulatory subunit — protein MKNYIKNLSRKDLVLLDIRKMYDSYGYKRISLPSFEEYDLYNENKDFIDRNVLTVMSPNGKLLALRPDITLSVAKKISKDQSLKYSKIYYQENTYNLTKYVGYDEDEQLGIELIGKESTFLDFEIVDLAIKSLDIINEKSMITLSHARFISSIFDNLNLEYEIKEEIFDCINKKNSHDIKKILENNKFISENVKQLIYKIPELSGDLEDIEKELLKYETNDDIKEILFELKQLNNLLFKFHKKSKIVFDFSIVKNLNYYNGIILQGYIEGFPNVILTGGRYDKLFEKFGVDTGAVGFAILTDSLKGYYKDEDKNDFEILIAYDNSDFEKLVEIVNDFQEKGLRVRTENIENLKENDSEIFNYDEKYLFKNGNLINEKSM, from the coding sequence GTGAAGAATTATATAAAAAATTTGAGTAGGAAAGATTTAGTATTGTTGGATATACGTAAAATGTATGATTCGTATGGGTATAAAAGGATTTCACTTCCTAGTTTTGAGGAATATGATTTGTATAATGAAAATAAGGATTTTATTGATAGAAATGTTTTGACTGTGATGAGTCCAAATGGGAAGTTGTTAGCTTTAAGGCCCGATATCACACTGTCAGTCGCTAAGAAAATTTCTAAGGATCAGTCTTTGAAATATAGTAAAATTTATTATCAGGAAAATACATATAATCTGACAAAATATGTGGGATATGATGAAGATGAACAGCTAGGGATTGAGCTGATTGGGAAAGAATCTACATTTTTAGATTTTGAAATTGTGGATCTTGCAATAAAGAGTTTAGATATTATAAATGAAAAAAGTATGATTACTTTGTCACATGCTCGATTTATTTCTTCGATTTTTGATAATCTTAATTTAGAATATGAAATAAAGGAAGAAATTTTTGATTGTATAAACAAGAAAAATAGTCATGATATAAAAAAGATACTGGAAAATAATAAATTTATTTCTGAAAATGTAAAACAATTGATTTATAAAATTCCTGAATTATCTGGAGATTTAGAGGATATTGAAAAAGAACTTTTGAAATATGAAACGAATGATGATATAAAGGAAATTTTGTTTGAACTTAAACAATTAAATAATTTACTGTTTAAATTTCATAAAAAATCGAAAATTGTATTTGATTTTTCCATCGTAAAAAATTTAAATTACTACAATGGAATTATTTTGCAAGGATACATTGAAGGATTTCCAAACGTTATTTTGACTGGTGGAAGATATGACAAATTATTTGAAAAATTTGGAGTTGACACAGGAGCAGTTGGATTTGCAATTTTAACTGATAGTTTGAAGGGTTATTATAAAGATGAAGATAAAAATGATTTTGAAATATTGATTGCTTATGACAATAGCGATTTTGAAAAATTGGTAGAAATTGTAAATGATTTTCAGGAAAAAGGACTTCGAGTGAGAACTGAAAATATTGAGAATTTAAAAGAAAATGATAGCGAAATTTTTAATTATGATGAAAAATATTTATTTAAAAATGGAAATTTAATTAATGAAAAATCAATGTAA
- the hisG gene encoding ATP phosphoribosyltransferase → MINIALPKGRLGNKVYDLFEKIGYESSEIKEDNRKLIFENQEKNVRFLLVKPSDVGVYVEKGSADIGVVGRDVLLEENPDIYELMDLGFGKCKFAIAGPVNFKENFDRPLVVATKYLNVSKRYFDSINRDVELIKLNGSIEIAPILGLSDVIMDIVETGTTLKENNLKVLKTIEDISARFIANKSSYRFKNEEIEKIFKSIKEIL, encoded by the coding sequence ATGATAAATATTGCTCTTCCTAAAGGAAGATTAGGGAATAAAGTATATGATTTGTTTGAAAAAATAGGTTATGAAAGTTCAGAAATAAAGGAAGATAATAGGAAACTAATTTTTGAAAATCAAGAAAAAAATGTTAGGTTTCTTTTGGTAAAACCGTCAGATGTTGGGGTTTATGTTGAAAAGGGAAGTGCAGATATTGGAGTTGTGGGAAGAGATGTTCTACTTGAGGAAAATCCTGATATTTATGAGCTAATGGATTTGGGATTTGGTAAATGTAAATTTGCAATTGCGGGGCCTGTGAATTTTAAGGAAAATTTTGATAGACCATTGGTAGTAGCAACAAAATATTTAAATGTTTCAAAAAGATATTTTGATTCAATTAATAGAGATGTGGAACTTATAAAACTAAATGGTTCTATTGAAATAGCACCAATTTTAGGACTTTCTGATGTGATTATGGATATTGTTGAAACTGGAACAACTTTAAAGGAAAATAACTTGAAAGTATTGAAAACTATTGAAGATATAAGTGCTAGATTTATTGCTAATAAGTCAAGCTATAGATTTAAAAATGAAGAAATAGAAAAAATTTTTAAAAGTATAAAAGAAATTTTATAA
- the hisD gene encoding histidinol dehydrogenase, translating to MIKTIKYSKDVDLEKELARSQFSYDDVNETVESILKDVRARGDKALIEYTEKFDGVKLENLEVTEEEIKKAFDTIDKELLEVIQYSHDNIKKFHEKQVRNDFLIRQENGVVLGQVINPIEKVGLYVPGGTAAYPSTVLMNAVPAKIAGCKEIVMVTPPTKDGSILPSLLVAAKISGVDRIFKVGGAQSIAALSYGTETIPKVYKIGGPGNIYVAMAKKMVYGEVSIDMIAGPSEVLIIADESADPVHTAADLLSQAEHDKLAASILVTTSQKLADEVAVEVEKQLKELPREEIARTSIETQGRIIIVENMDEAVFVSNFIAPEHLELAVDNPFELLPRIKNAGSIFMGHNTPEPIGDYLAGPNHTLPTSGTAKFSSPLSVDDFIKKSSFIYYSKQGLEEVKDKVIKFAENEGLTAHARSVSKRFEK from the coding sequence ATGATTAAAACTATAAAATATTCAAAAGATGTTGATTTGGAAAAGGAACTTGCTAGAAGTCAATTTTCTTATGATGATGTAAATGAAACTGTGGAAAGTATCTTAAAAGATGTTAGAGCAAGAGGAGATAAGGCTTTGATTGAATATACTGAAAAATTTGATGGAGTGAAACTAGAAAATTTGGAAGTTACAGAAGAAGAAATTAAAAAGGCTTTTGATACGATTGATAAGGAATTACTGGAAGTTATTCAATATTCTCACGATAATATTAAAAAATTTCACGAAAAGCAAGTTAGAAATGATTTTTTAATACGACAGGAAAATGGAGTAGTTTTGGGGCAAGTTATTAATCCTATTGAAAAAGTTGGGCTTTATGTTCCAGGAGGTACAGCTGCTTATCCATCAACTGTTTTAATGAATGCAGTCCCAGCGAAAATTGCAGGATGTAAAGAAATCGTAATGGTAACCCCTCCAACGAAAGATGGATCAATTTTACCATCTCTTTTAGTTGCTGCAAAAATTTCTGGAGTTGATAGAATCTTTAAAGTAGGTGGAGCCCAATCTATAGCCGCTCTTAGTTATGGTACAGAAACTATTCCAAAAGTTTATAAAATTGGTGGACCAGGGAATATTTACGTTGCAATGGCTAAGAAAATGGTTTACGGAGAAGTTTCAATTGATATGATAGCTGGGCCAAGCGAAGTATTAATTATTGCTGATGAAAGTGCAGATCCAGTTCATACAGCGGCAGATTTATTATCACAAGCAGAACACGATAAATTAGCAGCCAGTATACTAGTTACAACATCACAAAAATTAGCAGATGAAGTAGCAGTAGAAGTAGAAAAACAACTAAAGGAATTACCTAGAGAAGAAATTGCTAGAACTTCAATTGAAACTCAAGGTAGAATTATAATTGTAGAAAATATGGATGAAGCAGTTTTTGTAAGTAATTTTATAGCACCAGAACATTTGGAATTAGCAGTAGATAATCCTTTTGAATTATTGCCAAGAATAAAAAACGCAGGTTCAATCTTTATGGGACATAATACACCTGAACCAATTGGAGATTATTTGGCAGGGCCAAATCACACATTACCAACAAGTGGAACAGCTAAATTTTCATCACCTTTATCAGTAGATGATTTTATTAAAAAATCTTCATTTATTTATTATTCTAAACAAGGATTGGAAGAAGTTAAAGATAAAGTAATTAAATTTGCTGAAAATGAAGGACTTACAGCACACGCTCGTTCAGTTTCTAAAAGATTTGAGAAATAA
- a CDS encoding ATP-binding protein encodes MVKRTEYLEKLKKIKDMQIIKVITGVRRCGKSTLLSQFRTFLMESDVLEEQIISINFEDLKFEDLKNYRALYQYIEERLVPNKKNYIFIDEIQEVENFQRAVDSLFIKDNTDIYITGSNAMMLSGELATLLSGRYIEISILPLSFSEYLKLDEIHDVRQAWNKYFENGGFPYAIQIKDDDIRKDYLMGIYNTILLKDIVARNKVQDITLLESVVKFLFENIGNIVSPKKIADTLVSYGRKTTSSTVENYIEALKSSFILYKAGRYDIKGKQHLKSLEKYYIVDIGLRKLLINKKHSDIGHILENIVYLELIRRGYTVYIGKIGDLEIDFIAERNNEREYYQVSATILDENTFKREIMPLKKVKDNFQKFIISMDEINLSEDGIKHLNILDFLQNRNN; translated from the coding sequence ATGGTTAAAAGAACTGAATACTTGGAAAAGTTAAAAAAAATAAAAGATATGCAGATAATAAAGGTTATTACAGGCGTTAGACGGTGTGGGAAATCTACATTGCTATCTCAATTTAGAACTTTTTTAATGGAATCGGATGTTTTGGAAGAACAGATAATTTCTATAAACTTTGAGGATTTGAAGTTTGAAGATTTAAAAAATTATAGAGCATTGTATCAATATATAGAAGAAAGGCTTGTGCCTAATAAAAAAAATTATATATTTATTGATGAAATTCAGGAAGTTGAAAATTTTCAAAGGGCAGTGGATTCTTTATTTATAAAGGATAATACAGATATTTATATAACAGGCTCCAATGCGATGATGTTATCTGGCGAATTGGCAACACTGCTTTCAGGCAGATATATCGAAATATCTATATTGCCCTTATCTTTTTCTGAATATCTTAAATTGGATGAAATACATGATGTGAGACAGGCTTGGAATAAATATTTTGAAAATGGTGGATTTCCTTATGCAATACAAATAAAAGATGACGATATAAGAAAAGACTATTTAATGGGAATATACAACACAATTTTGCTAAAAGATATAGTTGCAAGAAATAAAGTACAGGATATTACATTACTCGAATCTGTAGTAAAATTTCTATTTGAAAACATCGGAAATATCGTCTCACCCAAAAAAATAGCAGATACTCTTGTTTCCTATGGTAGAAAAACTACATCTTCTACCGTTGAAAATTATATAGAAGCCCTTAAATCATCGTTTATTTTGTACAAAGCTGGACGTTATGATATAAAAGGAAAGCAACATTTAAAGTCGCTGGAGAAGTATTATATAGTTGACATAGGACTAAGAAAATTGCTTATAAATAAAAAACATAGCGATATTGGGCATATTTTGGAAAATATAGTTTATTTGGAATTGATTAGACGTGGGTATACTGTGTATATTGGTAAAATTGGAGATTTGGAAATAGATTTTATAGCAGAACGAAATAATGAAAGAGAATATTATCAAGTGTCAGCAACGATACTTGATGAAAATACATTCAAGAGAGAGATAATGCCATTAAAGAAAGTAAAAGATAATTTTCAGAAGTTTATAATTTCGATGGATGAAATAAATTTAAGCGAAGATGGAATAAAGCATCTAAATATTTTAGATTTTTTACAAAATCGAAATAATTAG
- the hisC gene encoding histidinol-phosphate transaminase, with product MSKFWNDKIKEIEPYTPGEQPKDKKYIKLNTNENPYPPSAKVIGKIESMNLEDLKLYPDPDVTELRKVIAEYFSNKINDKITHKQVFIGNGSDEILAFIFMTFFNARDKVYYPDITYSFYPVYADLFNVKEIKIPLNDNFEIEIQKYFGLDGHIIITNPNAPTSIALKLDEIEEIAKNNSNQLIIVDEAYVDFGAESAVKLINKYDNVLVVQTFSKSRSMAGTRLGYTLGCESIIEGLNRLKFSFNSYTIDRISIEAGIESFKDNEYFEKTNAKIIQTREKTSEKLKKLGFKVLNSSANFIFISHKDIYAGDLYKELKKNGVLVRYFSKDRIDNYLRVTIGTDEEMGIFIEKLEEIIF from the coding sequence ATGAGTAAATTCTGGAATGATAAAATAAAAGAAATAGAGCCTTACACACCAGGTGAACAACCAAAAGACAAAAAATATATTAAACTTAATACAAATGAAAATCCTTATCCGCCATCAGCAAAAGTTATAGGAAAAATAGAATCTATGAATCTGGAAGATTTGAAACTATATCCAGATCCAGATGTAACAGAGCTTAGAAAGGTTATCGCTGAATATTTTTCTAATAAAATAAATGATAAAATTACACATAAGCAAGTATTTATCGGAAATGGATCAGATGAAATTCTAGCATTTATTTTTATGACATTTTTTAATGCAAGAGATAAAGTGTATTATCCAGATATTACATATAGTTTTTATCCAGTTTATGCTGATTTATTTAATGTGAAGGAAATCAAGATTCCATTAAATGATAATTTTGAAATTGAAATTCAGAAATATTTTGGATTGGATGGACATATAATTATTACAAATCCGAATGCACCGACTTCAATTGCTTTGAAACTAGATGAAATTGAAGAAATAGCAAAAAATAATTCAAATCAGTTAATTATTGTTGATGAGGCATATGTTGACTTTGGCGCAGAAAGTGCTGTAAAATTAATAAATAAATACGATAACGTTCTTGTTGTTCAGACATTTTCAAAATCACGTTCAATGGCAGGAACACGGCTTGGATATACACTTGGTTGTGAAAGTATAATTGAAGGATTGAATAGGCTAAAATTTTCATTTAACTCATACACAATCGACAGAATTTCAATTGAAGCTGGAATTGAATCTTTTAAAGATAATGAATATTTTGAAAAAACTAATGCTAAAATTATTCAGACTAGAGAGAAAACATCTGAAAAATTGAAAAAGTTAGGATTTAAAGTATTAAATTCAAGTGCTAATTTTATTTTTATTTCACATAAAGATATCTATGCAGGTGATTTGTATAAAGAGCTAAAGAAAAATGGAGTTTTAGTAAGATATTTTTCAAAAGATAGAATTGATAATTATTTGAGAGTTACGATTGGGACAGATGAGGAAATGGGGATTTTTATTGAGAAATTGGAAGAAATTATTTTTTAG